In Tetrapisispora phaffii CBS 4417 chromosome 6, complete genome, a single genomic region encodes these proteins:
- the GTA1 gene encoding Gta1p (similar to Saccharomyces cerevisiae YEL043W; ancestral locus Anc_1.487), producing MELVYLLICSVLWLSYELYGYLTVPVLEIVNFLKVKTPYATKVSIDRIGKHSITIHWENEPEFKRKDNTDGNAELDDGGKISHYLLYLNNKQLCIFSNASDAMYTCCSINGLIANEEYRLDFITVNKLGFINRLPTIYCMTKDENFNDFSNKIEKTTNNNWKRNATILIDSSPSGSASSENNNHENDNNDTNNPNSFQHLNENIPSYNRLMNLEDLEDLTIPELRRILISSQEDLHHITSQRTRILEDFHDTKMQLEQELESLRTNWHHEMELRKSLKFNIKSLENSKALHELKLNKLHKNITISKEKSQKMEKDMLRWENDASNLDDLNKTYSEKNLVIKNDIEQTIKKINLLENEIADYELINKNLNKSNNKMLNKKELKEILKELDASISDETGLLSSDGQIILSKLTNSSSFYNLITDQLNTDSKLNSIWNSKQKDYMKRLAILNLNYKQVCLTNSQLRSKIMINPYSQNGNITSQQSRKSISSSNVNSNVNSNSNIALNNSENESTKLTGLGIMENSDVTLQTAESFSNTISNTLGTDSQTQSKDSRREFLLSSQLNNSINGQFNQYSIPTTATITANATAVKSSSLSGIASDLLVDDLSNQRNTFVEETNNESKKDMVNGQKFEYENNYHVITGLQDLVYEDTDNEDKISNYSKGFTTDQLDNYWFNAKDRPKEFMRPSITNSFPMTPSPHQTAFAFSNANDFISPISSNTMPFNSYIRNVSSNSNTANNMYHPANNLSSGNLFMSGSMGDNISSQPYRDPMLLSNPNIFQGPSETAGLLSSSVPPISDMAMFNPLQDKNSLMLNGDDNEFIDGYPLQSSNSITIGSRSRSQTNGQSSNNLIWNPSNESEKSTTDKKNPSVKKKKKKFFKK from the coding sequence ATGGAACTAgtttatttgttaatatGTTCTGTTCTTTGGTTATCCTACGAACTATATGGGTATTTAACTGTTCCGGTGTTAGAGATTGTTAATTTCTTGAAAGTGAAAACACCATATGCGACAAAAGTATCTATTGATAGAATTGGTAAACATTCTATTACAATACATTGGGAGAATGAACCTGAATTTAAGAGAAAGGATAATACAGATGGGAATGCAGAATTAGATGATGGCGGGAAGATATCCCACTATCTGCtgtatttgaataataaacaattgtgtattttttcaaatgcATCCGATGCAATGTACACATGTTGTTCGATTAATGGTTTAATTGCCAATGAAGAGTATAGATTAGACTTCATTACTGTGAATAAACTTGGATTCATTAATCGATTACCAACAATATATTGCATGACCaaagatgaaaattttaatgattttagtaacaaaattgaaaaaactaCAAATAACAATTGGAAACGAAACGCTACGATTTTAATTGACAGCAGCCCTTCAGGGTCTGCATCTTCTGAAAACAATAATcatgaaaatgataataatgacacAAATAACCCTAATAGTTTTCAgcatttaaatgaaaatattccaTCTTATAACAGATTAATGAACTTAGAAGATCTGGAGGATTTGACTATTCCTGAATTACGGAGAATTTTAATATCCTCTCAAGAAGATCTCCACCATATAACCTCTCAAAGAACCAGAATCCTTGAAGATTTCCATGATACGAAAATGCAATTAGAACAAGAACTAGAAAGTTTAAGGACTAACTGGCATCATGAAATGGAATTAAGAAAATCgttaaaatttaatataaaatctctagaaaattcaaaagcCTTGCATGAGCTCAAATTAAATAAGCTTCATAAgaatattacaatttcaaaagaaaagagCCAGAAAATGGAAAAAGATATGTTACGTTGGGAAAATGATGCATCAAATTTAGATGATCtaaataaaacatattcagaaaaaaatttggttattaaaaatgatattgaacaaactataaaaaaaattaatttattagagAATGAAATCGCTGATTATGAATTGATTAACAAAAATCTGAATAAATCTAACAATAAAATGCTGAACAAGAAAGAACTAAAggaaatattgaaagaacTAGATGCATCTATTTCGGATGAAACAGGTTTGCTATCATCCGATGgacaaattattttatcaaaattaacCAATTCTTCAagtttttataatttgattaCTGATCAATTAAATACGGATTCCAAGTTGAATTCCATTTGGAACAGTAAGCAAAAAGATTATATGAAAAGGCTTGCTATTTTAAATCTAAATTACAAGCAAGTTTGTTTAACAAACTCACAATTGAGAtctaaaataatgataaatccATATTCTCAAAATGGTAACATTACTTCCCAACAATCTAGGAAGtctatttcttcatcaaacGTGAACAGCAACGTTAACTCGAATTCAAATATAGCATTGAATAATTCGGAAAATGAATCCACTAAACTAACTGGTTTGGGTATTATGGAAAATTCAGACGTGACATTGCAAACAGCAGAATCATTCTCTAACACCATATCTAATACTTTAGGTACTGATTCACAAACACAATCAAAAGACTCGAGAAgagaatttttattatcttcacAACTAAATAATTCCATCAATGGCCAGTTCAATCAGTACAGTATACCAACTACTGCTACTATTACCGCTAATGCTACTGCTGTCAAGAGTAGTTCACTTTCAGGCATAGCATCTGATTTATTAGTGGATGATCTATCCAATCAAAGAAACACTTTTGTTGAAGAAACTAATAATGAGAGCAAGAAAGACATGGTTAATGGTCAAAAGTttgaatatgaaaataattatcatGTAATTACAGGTTTGCAAGATTTGGTATATGAGGACACCGATAATGAAGACAAAATCAGCAACTACTCGAAAGGTTTTACTACAGATCAATTGGATAACTACTGGTTCAATGCTAAAGATAGGCCAAAAGAATTTATGAGACCGAGCATAACAAATTCTTTCCCAATGACCCCATCTCCTCATCAAACAGCATTTGCATTCAGTAATGCTAACGACTTTATTTCGCCCATCTCCTCTAACACCATGCCCTTTAATTCCTACATTAGAAACGTCTCATCGAATTCGAACACTGCTAACAATATGTATCATCCGGCCAATAATCTTTCCTCAGGGAATCTATTTATGTCGGGATCCATGGGAGATAACATAAGTAGTCAACCATACCGTGATCCTATGCTTTTATCGAATCCAAATATATTCCAAGGCCCGTCTGAAACCGCAGGGTTACTCTCATCATCGGTTCCTCCAATTAGCGACATGGCTATGTTCAATCCATTACAAGACAAGAATAGTTTGATGTTAAATGGAGACGACAATGAGTTCATCGACGGGTATCCCTTGCAGTCATCTAATTCGATAACCATTGGATCCCGTTCCAGATCTCAAACGAATGGTCAATCTTCGAATAACCTAATATGGAACCCTTCCAATGAAAGTGAAAAGAGCACCACTGATAAGAAGAACCCAAGTgtcaagaagaaaaagaaaaagttCTTCAAAAAGTAA
- the SMF1 gene encoding divalent metal ion transporter SMF1 (similar to Saccharomyces cerevisiae SMF1 (YOL122C); ancestral locus Anc_3.50) — protein sequence MTRNSKDYSEASIEAEEIHRTGLKSLKDEMHDPSKQSTSEEFDSEVIQMTVLASQQSLNNEVSSRVYIEENESKSKKIKNTIKKYLKFVGPGLLVSVAYIDPGNYSTAVTSGAQNQYTLLCVVLLSNCIAIYLQCLCIKLASVTGLDLARACRTHLPRWANIILYCFGEACIISTDIAEVIGTAIALNILIKVPLPAGVAISIVDIFIIMLVYRPGVSSMKLVRMFEIGIAGLVLAVFICFTVELSYIPFTVEQTRKIFRGFVPSREMFHNSGMYNAISILGATVMPHSLFLGSGIVQPRLLDYDLKHNNYSINTDPDFEDTEEDHTKYNKEAMKEEKFLNYAPSIGAIKYCMKYSMIELGSTLLTVAFFINCAILIVAGSTLYGTDQAIGADLYTIHSLLSSTISKGAGTIFMLALLLSGQSAGIVCTMAGQIVCEGHIKWSVVPWKRRLLTRGISIIPCLIISICIGRSALSKALNSSQVVLSLLLPFIVAPLVYFTSSKKIMSLKVPVMNKRNEETSKSCADAGKQNDLTDPSFQEARNDGTDIDCSVRSENITPNNSDVQGEEDNEYTMVDMSNNWAMTIVSGIVWIFLSLLNVYAIVELGISHGDIS from the coding sequence ATGACTAGAAACTCTAAGGATTATTCAGAGGCTTCGATTGAGGCAGAAGAAATACATAGGACTGGTTTGAAGTCGTTGAAAGACGAGATGCATGATCCTTCAAAGCAGTCAACGTCTGAAGAGTTTGACTCAGAGGTAATTCAAATGACGGTATTGGCCTCACAGCAATCATTGAATAATGAAGTCTCTTCAAGAGTTTACATCgaagaaaatgaatcaaaatctaaaaaaatcaagaacacaattaagaaatatCTTAAATTTGTAGGCCCTGGTTTACTAGTTAGTGTCGCGTACATAGATCCAGGTAATTATTCTACTGCAGTGACATCTGGTGctcaaaatcaatatacCTTACTGTGCGTTGTATTACTTTCAAATTGTATTGCCATTTATTTGCAATGTTTATGTATTAAGTTGGCTTCAGTCACAGGTTTAGATTTAGCAAGAGCATGTAGGACTCATTTACCTAGATGGGCAAATATCATCCTTTATTGTTTCGGAGAAGCGTGTATCATTTCTACTGATATCGCTGAAGTCATTGGTACTGCTATCGctttgaatattttgatcaAAGTACCTCTCCCTGCAGGTGTCGCTATTAGTATcgttgatatttttatcattatgtTGGTCTACAGGCCCGGTGTATCATCAATGAAACTGGTTAGAATGTTTGAAATCGGTATCGCAGGGTTAGTGTTGGCTGttttcatttgttttaCTGTGGAACTTTCTTATATACCATTTACCGTTGAAcaaacaagaaaaatatttagagGATTTGTTCCTTCCAGGGAAATGTTCCACAACAGTGGTATGTATAATGCAATTTCCATTTTAGGTGCCACTGTTATGCCCCActctttatttttaggTTCTGGTATTGTTCAACCAAGATTACTTGATTATGATTTGAAACACAATAATTACTCTATAAATACAGACCCAGATTTCGAGGATACTGAAGAAGATCATACAAAGTACAACAAAGAAGCAATGAAAGAGGAaaagtttttgaattatgCTCCTTCAATAGGCGCAATCAAATATTGCATGAAATATTCCATGATAGAATTAGGTTCAACTTTATTGACTGTTGcattttttatcaattgtGCTATATTAATCGTCGCAGGTTCAACGTTATATGGCACTGATCAAGCTATTGGCGCAGATCTATACACAATCCATTCTCTGTTGTCATCCACAATATCTAAAGGTGCTGGTACAATTTTCATGCTGGCATTACTCCTCAGTGGTCAATCTGCAGGTATTGTCTGTACGATGGCTGGCCAAATAGTTTGTGAAGGTCATATCAAATGGTCGGTTGTTCCATGGAAGCGTAGATTACTCACAAGAGGAATTTCTATTATTCCATGCTTAATTATATCTATATGCATCGGAAGAAGTGCGTTATCGAAAGCATTGAATTCCTCACAAGTTGTactatcattattattgcCTTTTATTGTAGCCCCACTTGTCTATTTTACTTCTAGCAAGAAAATTATGTCATTAAAGGTACCAGTGATGAATAAACGAAATGAGGAAACCTCCAAAAGTTGTGCAGATGCAGGCAAACAGAACGACTTAACTGATCCATCATTTCAGGAGGCCAGAAACGATGGCACTGATATCGACTGCAGCGTCAGGAGTGAAAATATTACCCCGAATAACTCTGATGTTCAAGGCgaagaagataatgaaTACACTATGGTCGACATGTCAAACAATTGGGCAATGACTATAGTGAGTGGCATAGTGTGGATATTCTTATCACTTTTAAACGTCTATGCAATAGTTGAGTTAGGTATTTCCCACGGTGACATATCCTAA
- the IES6 gene encoding Ies6p (similar to Saccharomyces cerevisiae IES6 (YEL044W); ancestral locus Anc_1.488), whose translation MIGLNKSGPNPEQEARMEFLRSVSAQNAIQLPSPFKKANYKKPGRRYKSSKQLTSEELKRLNNVEGNPPHKVTYFNVSAPPSLKPTKKYCDITGLPTSYKSPTNSIRYYNSEIYQVIVKPMTTGVDQQYLKLRGDDFVLK comes from the coding sequence ATGATTGGGCTCAATAAATCGGGTCCAAACCCGGAACAAGAGGCAAGAATGGAGTTCTTGAGATCTGTATCGGCACAGAATGCTATTCAGCTGCCTTCGCCATTTAAGAAAGCAAACTATAAGAAGCCAGGGAGGAGGTACAAGTCGTCAAAGCAATTGACTTctgaagaattgaaaagattAAACAATGTTGAGGGAAACCCTCCCCATAAAGttacatattttaatgtaTCTGCTCCACCGTCATTAAAaccaacaaaaaaatattgtgaTATAACCGGCCTTCCAACATCATACAAATCGCCTACAAACTCGATACGATACTATAATTCAGAGATATATCAAGTTATTGTGAAACCAATGACAACAGGTGTGGATCAACAGTACTTGAAGTTGAGAGGTGATGATTTTGTATTGAAATAG
- the GLY1 gene encoding threonine aldolase GLY1 (similar to Saccharomyces cerevisiae GLY1 (YEL046C); ancestral locus Anc_1.489): MSEFELPPNYVSASNDFRSDTFTTPTSEMIQVALSATKGDAVYGEDTDTVLLEKTIAKTFGYDAGLFCVSGTLSNQIALRTHLTQPPYSILCDYRAHVYTHEAAGLAILSQSMVVPVIPSNGNYLTLEDIQSHYIPDDGDIHGAPTRVISLENTLHGILYPLEELFRIRTWCKANNLLLHCDGARIFNACAESGVPSKQFAEIFDSISVCLSKSVGAPIGSVLVGDVKFIKKANHFRKQQGGGIRQSGMISRMALYCVDGDWKEKIRYSHSLAHNLAAFCKQEGIPLESPADTNFVFIDLQKAKMDPDVLVKKGLKYGVKLMGGRVSFHYQISNESLEKVKLAVKESFEYAKTHPYSQNGPTQIYRSESTEKMDVDGNAIRDIKTYKY, translated from the coding sequence ATGTCTGAGTTCGAATTACCACCAAATTACGTCTCTGCCTCCAATGATTTCCGTTCCGATACCTTCACCACTCCAACTAGTGAAATGATCCAAGTGGCTTTATCTGCCACGAAAGGTGATGCCGTTTACGGTGAAGACACTGATACTGTTTTATTGGAAAAGACTATCGCTAAAACGTTCGGTTACGATGCCGGTTTGTTCTGTGTTTCTGGTACTTTATCCAACCAGATCGCTTTGAGAACTCATTTGACCCAACCTCCATATTCCATCCTTTGTGATTACAGAGCCCATGTATACACTCACGAAGCTGCTGGTTTGGCTATCCTATCCCAGTCAATGGTTGTCCCAGTTATTCCTTCAAACGGTAACTACCTGACGTTGGAAGACATCCAATCTCATTACATCCCAGATGATGGTGATATCCATGGTGCTCCAACTAGAGTTATTTCTCTAGAAAATACTTTACACGGTATCTTATATCCATTGGAGGAATTATTCCGTATCAGAACCTGGTGTAAGGCtaacaatttattattacacTGTGATGGTGCTAGAATTTTCAATGCTTGTGCTGAATCTGGTGTACCATCCAAACAATTTGCTGAAATCTTTGACTCTATATCTGTCTGTTTGTCAAAGTCCGTTGGTGCTCCAATCGGTTCTGTCTTAGTAGGTGACGTAAAATTCATCAAGAAGGCTAACCATTTCAGAAAACAACAGGGTGGTGGTATCAGACAATCTGGTATGATCTCGAGAATGGCTCTTTACTGTGTTGACGGTGACtggaaagaaaaaatcagATACTCTCACTCTTTGGCTCACAACTTAGCCGCTTTCTGCAAACAAGAAGGTATTCCATTAGAATCCCCAGCTGATACTAACTTCGTTTTCATTGACTTACAAAAAGCAAAGATGGACCCTGATGTTTTAGTCAAGAAAGGTCTAAAATACGGTGTCAAGCTAATGGGAGGTAGAGTCTCTTTCCACTACCAAATTTCTAACGAATCATTAGAAAAAGTCAAGCTAGCAGTTAAAGAATCTTTCGAGTATGCCAAAACTCATCCATACAGTCAAAATGGTCCAACTCAAATTTATAGAAGTGAATCTACTGAAAAGATGGATGTCGATGGTAATGCTATCCGTGACATTAAAACTTACAAATACTAG
- the FRD1 gene encoding fumarate reductase (similar to Saccharomyces cerevisiae YEL047C and OSM1 (YJR051W); ancestral locus Anc_1.490), whose translation MSSRKPVVIIGTGLAGLSAGNQLVNKYKIPIVLLDKAANIGGNSTKASSGINGAFTMTQKTLNVQDSPEYFTKIQLNPPNEGVDTLMNKLANDSSSAIEWLQNDFGIKLDLLAQLGGHSAPRTHRSSGKLPPGFEIVSTLSKNLQALAEKDPKLVSILLNSNVVDVSVDTQGAISGVNYVDGDGNNKTIETKHVVFCSGGFGFSKEMLKEYAPEVVHLPTTNGSQTTGDGQRILKKLGADLIDMDQIQVHPTGFIDPTDPEAGNKFLAAEALRGLGGILLNPSTGKRFVNELTTRDEVTAAIQKECPSTKNNAYLVMSKNVYEAYKNNMDFYLFKKLIKKTTVKEFVAESNFPISADELATSLLKYSTDASDEFGRTVTINSFGSDVNADTEIFVGTVTPVVHFTMGGAKINTDAEVVKKDGSILAPGLYAAGEVSGGVHGANRLGGSSLLECVVFGRTAANSIGANYN comes from the coding sequence ATGTCCTCTAGAAAACCAGTCGTCATTATTGGAACAGGTCTTGCTGGTTTATCAGCCGGTAACCAACTAGTTAACAAGTACAAAATCCCAATTGTCCTTTTAGATAAAGCTGCTAACATTGGTGGCAATTCAACAAAGGCCTCTAGTGGTATCAATGGTGCTTTCACAATGACCCAAAAAACTTTGAATGTTCAAGACTCCCCAGAATATTTTACCAAGATACAGTTAAATCCGCCAAACGAAGGTGTCGATACCTTGATGAATAAATTAGCTAACGATTCTAGCTCTGCAATTGAATGGTTACAAAATGATTTTGGTATCAAGCTAGATTTGCTAGCACAATTAGGTGGTCACTCTGCTCCAAGAACTCACAGATCATCTGGCAAATTGCCACCAGGTTTTGAAATTGTCTCGACATTATCCAAGAACTTGCAAGCATTGGCCGAAAAAGATCCAAAGTTAGTCAGCATCTTATTGAACAGTAATGTCGTCGATGTCTCTGTTGACACACAAGGAGCTATTTCCGGTGTCAATTATGTTGATGGTGATGGTAACAACAAAACAATCGAAACAAAACATGTTGTATTCTGTTCTGGTGGGTTTGGTTTCTCTAAGGAAATGCTAAAAGAATATGCTCCTGAAGTTGTCCATTTACCAACTACTAATGGTTCTCAAACTACTGGTGACGGTCAaagaatattgaagaaattagGAGCTGATTTGATTGATATGGATCAAATTCAAGTTCACCCAACTGGGTTCATCGACCCAACTGACCCAGAGGCTGGTAACAAATTCTTGGCTGCTGAAGCTTTGAGAGGTCTAGGtggtattttattaaatccAAGTACCGGTAAGAGAtttgttaatgaattaaCAACCAGGGATGAAGTTACCGCTGCCATCCAAAAAGAATGTCCATCCACTAAAAACAATGCCTATTTAGTCATGAGCAAAAATGTTTATGAAGCTTATAAGAACAATATGGATTTCTACttattcaagaaattgataaagaaGACTACTGTCAAGGAATTTGTTGCTGAATCCAACTTTCCAATTAGTGCTGACGAATTAGCTACTAGTTTGCTCAAATATTCTACCGACGCTTCCGATGAGTTCGGAAGAACTGTCACTATCAACTCATTCGGATCAGATGTTAATGCTGATACTGAAATTTTTGTCGGTACAGTTACCCCAGTTGTCCATTTCACTATGGGTGGTGCTAAGATCAACACTGACGCTGAAGTCGTCAAGAAAGATGGCTCTATCTTGGCTCCAGGTTTATATGCTGCTGGTGAAGTTTCTGGTGGTGTTCACGGTGCAAACAGATTAGGTGGTTCCAGTTTGCTGGAATGTGTTGTCTTTGGTAGAACTGCTGCTAACAGTATCGGTGCCAACTATAATTGA
- the TCA17 gene encoding Tca17p (similar to Saccharomyces cerevisiae YEL048C; ancestral locus Anc_1.491), with the protein MSFLPCFASFIDENDTPILIHVLEDGKKDINDVLKFNVFSNISTDYFNSNLYNSLAMESNATIKNLFQLEGISVYGSIIKATGLKLIIGFKSTDIDEERIQDIVEKIKHIYMSVKLNPFIIADSNSGDQLLIEMLTKKLEEDLN; encoded by the coding sequence ATGTCATTTTTACCATGCTTTGCCTCTTTCATAGATGAGAATGACACTCCTATATTGATACATGTGTTAGAGGATGGGAAGAAAGATATCAATGATGTTTTAAAGTTCAATgttttttctaatatatcGACTGACTACTTTAACAGTAACTTATATAACAGTCTAGCAATGGAGTCAAATGCAACCATAAAAAATCTATTTCAATTGGAAGGGATATCGGTATATGGATCTATTATCAAAGCGACTGGACTGAAACTAATTATTGGGTTCAAGAGCACTGATATTGACGAAGAGAGAATACAAGATATAGTTGAGAAAATTAAACACATATACATGAGTGTCAAATTAAATCCTTTCATAATAGCCGATTCGAACAGTGGAGATCAATTGTTGATCGAGATGTTAACTAAGAAGTTAGAAGAAGACTTAAAttaa
- the TPHA0F03440 gene encoding uncharacterized protein (similar to Saccharomyces cerevisiae BFA1 (YJR053W); ancestral locus Anc_1.494), with amino-acid sequence MIRRLTKNDMRELSIAEQNKSSLTVNDTHDKLPFLRKREDTFGYREKGRGNATQHRLLDANSKIIQRAVNQNANFNSNRKMRSLKISPIKRTISTGLSQPDLSNELLYAPKLNHITSSSYEHEPSNTSILVTDKQKSIKNSIGRVRFKEEFETQDLEVTLQNITPIKNTSKDTFGLETETTKTVKKNGALSSQSSKLRLKELKREIALNCDLFYNSFIEQHIKHNAQFPGNYLKHQNNRKDKYRCNLNSDSFTKDEYSFNNSSINIGRRSISFSSIPSHSITSDTFDASADGLSNQISFNNEHNFTKEENITYVSSDGFKNDTNSPFNLSSESIREFCKEEDYWKKSIGSWFIEPLLTDSATNDPVNHLNINPNSNSFHDTSHSYIIKEMVMRSLKKTSKH; translated from the coding sequence atgATTCGAAGGCtaacaaaaaatgatatgCGGGAACTTTCCATTGCAGAACAGAATAAGTCTTCCTTAACAGTGAATGATACTCATGATAAACTGCCCTTTCTAAGGAAACGAGAGGACACATTTGGTTATAGAGAGAAGGGTAGGGGCAATGCTACCCAGCACAGGCTATTGGATGCTAATagtaaaataatacaacGTGCAGTAAACCAAAATGCCAACTTCAATTCAAACAGAAAAATGAGAagtttaaaaatatcaccAATAAAAAGAACGATATCAACAGGCCTATCTCAGCCAGATCTGagcaatgaattattatacGCACCTAAATTAAATCATATTACTTCGAGCTCATATGAACACGAACCAAGTAACACAAGCATTCTCGTCACTGATAAACAAAagtcaataaaaaattcaattggCAGAGTaagatttaaagaagaGTTTGAAACACAAGATCTAGAGGTTACTCTTCAAAATATCACTCCAATAAAAAATACGTCCAAAGACACTTTTGGTTTAGAAACTgaaacaacaaaaacagTTAAAAAGAATGGTGCTCTCTCCTCACAATCTTCAAAACTCAGActaaaagaattgaaaagagAGATAGCTCTCAACTGCGATCTATTTTAcaattcatttattgaaCAACATATCAAACACAATGCACAATTTCCAGGCAACTATTTGAAAcatcaaaataatagaaaagaCAAATACAGATGCAATCTAAACAGTGACTCTTTCACAAAGGATGAGTATTCCTTTAATAACagttcaataaatataggAAGAcgttcaatttctttttcgtCGATTCCTTCCCATAGTATTACTAGTGATACTTTCGATGCAAGTGCTGATGGATTATCTAATCAGATAAGTTTTAACAATGAACACAATTTCaccaaagaagaaaatattacGTATGTCAGTAGTGACGGTTTCAAGAATGACACAAACTCTCCTTTCAATTTAAGCTCCGAATCAATACGAGAGTTCTGCAAAGAGGAGGATTACTGGAAGAAATCAATCGGATCTTGGTTCATAGAACCTCTATTGACAGACAGTGCAACAAATGACCCAGTCAaccatttaaatataaaccCCAACAGCAATAGCTTCCACGACACATCGCATTCCTACATCATCAAAGAGATGGTTATGAGGTcattgaagaaaacaaGCAAACATTAA